Part of the Halorhabdus utahensis DSM 12940 genome, CGAGGACCCTCGACTGGCAGTGAACGTGAACTACCCGCGGGACGCACTCGTGGCCGAAGGGCTCCTTCGGTCGGGGGTGGTCGGGTGACGTTCGTGCTGGTCGCCGGGACGACCGAGACGGCGCGGATCGAGGGGATTAGCGCGGCGGGGGCCGATCCCGCGGCGATAGCGATGACCCCGACGGCCGACGCGGAGATCCTCCAGAAGGGTCGGCTGGTGAACGCACCGGCGGTGCCCGTCAGTCCGACCGGGTGTCCCACGCCGGCGCTCGTCACCCGGGCCGTCCGCGAACTCGTCGGGTTCGACGTCGAAGTCATCGATGCCGGACTCGCGGTCGAGCCGGGGATCACGACGCGACCCGTCGCCTCGGATCCGGGTGGCGACGTGCGGACGAGGGAGTCAGTACCGGACGCCGCTTCACTCTGGGAGCGTGCCAGGGAGATCGGCGAGAAATTGGCCGGGCAGTCCGACGAGCGGGTCTACATCGGCGAGACGATTCCCGGCGGGACGACGACCGCCTTCGGGGTCGCCCAAGCCCTCGGCGTCGAACTGTCGGTGTCGTCCTCGCTTCCCGAGAACCCGATCGAGCGAAAGCGAGCCGCGATTCGAGAGGGATTTACCGCGAGCGAGATCGAGCCGGGGGAGCTGGCTGGGGAGCCGCGGCAGGCGCTCCGACGACAGGGCGATCCGGTCCTGGCCGGCGTCGCGGGGCTGGTCGAGGGCGTACTCTCATCCGAGGTGTCAGTGACGCTCGCCGGCGGGACGCAATTGCTCGCGGCTGCCGCGTTAGTTCGACATGCCGGGATCGAGGCTTCGTTCGAACTCGCGACGACCAGCTACGTCGCGGACGATCCGACGGCGAGCGTCGAGGTGATCGCCGAGGTGTTGGATCTCTCGCTTACGGTCACCGATCCGGGCTTCGCGGGCTGTGGACACACCGGCCTGGAACGGTTTGGGACGGGCGAAGGCAAGGAGGGCGTCGGGATGGGCGGCGCGCTCGCGTTAGGGAAACGCCGCGGGATCGAGCTGTCGGCGGTTCGGGACCGGACACTGACGCTGTATGATCGACTGCTGGGGGATCCCTGATGGATCGTGATCGTGCACGCGAGGTCGGTCGCGTCGAACACGGCGGCAGCGACGACCCCGACGTGCTGGACCTGAGCGCGAACATCAACCCACGGACGCCGATGGGGGTCGAGGAGGTCTACCGGAACGCGCTCGAAGACGCCAGACGATACCCGGCCGAGCCGCCGGACGCCTACCGGGATGCGGCCGCCGGGTACGTCGACTGCGATCCGGAAGCCGTGGTCCCGACGCCCGGCGGGCTGGCAGCGATCAGACTGGCGATCGACCTCGCCGTCGAACCCGGCGAGTCCGTCCTCGTCCCAGCGCCGAGTTTCAGTTCCTACGCGCGGGAGGTCCGACTCCAGGGGGCCGAGCCGTCGTTCGTCCCTCACGAGGAGATACTGACTGCCGATCCGGCCGGTCACTCGCTGGCAATCGTCTGCAATCCGAACAATCCGACCGGGACGCTGTACCCGCGCGAGGACCTGCTCGCGTTCGCCCGGCAGTGTCGCGAGACGGACACCCACCTCCTGGTCGACGAGGCTTTTCTCGGGTTCACCGAGCAGGCGTCGCTGGCCGGGACGCCGGGGGTGACCGTGGCCCGATCGCTGACGAAGCTCTTTGGCCTGCCGGGCATCCGGTCGGGATTTGCGGTGGCTACCGGCGAGATGCGCGAGGCGATGGTCGCCGCTCGCCGCCCGTGGAACGTGAGCGTGCCGGCGCTTGCGACCGGTCGCTACTGTATGTGCCAATCGGCGTTCGTCGAGACGACTCGAAACCGAGTCCGCGAGGAGCGAGCACTCCTTCGGCATGGACTGGACGATCGATTCGCGATTCGGCCTTCGGACGCGCCGTTCGTGCTGATCGATGCGGGAGGTCCCGGCGTCGATGCCGTGCTCAAGACGGCGGCCGACCACGACGTCGCGATCCGTGAC contains:
- the cobT gene encoding nicotinate mononucleotide-dependent phosphoribosyltransferase CobT; translated protein: MTFVLVAGTTETARIEGISAAGADPAAIAMTPTADAEILQKGRLVNAPAVPVSPTGCPTPALVTRAVRELVGFDVEVIDAGLAVEPGITTRPVASDPGGDVRTRESVPDAASLWERAREIGEKLAGQSDERVYIGETIPGGTTTAFGVAQALGVELSVSSSLPENPIERKRAAIREGFTASEIEPGELAGEPRQALRRQGDPVLAGVAGLVEGVLSSEVSVTLAGGTQLLAAAALVRHAGIEASFELATTSYVADDPTASVEVIAEVLDLSLTVTDPGFAGCGHTGLERFGTGEGKEGVGMGGALALGKRRGIELSAVRDRTLTLYDRLLGDP
- a CDS encoding threonine-phosphate decarboxylase is translated as MDRDRAREVGRVEHGGSDDPDVLDLSANINPRTPMGVEEVYRNALEDARRYPAEPPDAYRDAAAGYVDCDPEAVVPTPGGLAAIRLAIDLAVEPGESVLVPAPSFSSYAREVRLQGAEPSFVPHEEILTADPAGHSLAIVCNPNNPTGTLYPREDLLAFARQCRETDTHLLVDEAFLGFTEQASLAGTPGVTVARSLTKLFGLPGIRSGFAVATGEMREAMVAARRPWNVSVPALATGRYCMCQSAFVETTRNRVREERALLRHGLDDRFAIRPSDAPFVLIDAGGPGVDAVLKTAADHDVAIRDARTFRGLDNHVRVAVRDSAATDRTVEVFADV